Proteins from one Bos taurus isolate L1 Dominette 01449 registration number 42190680 breed Hereford chromosome 7, ARS-UCD2.0, whole genome shotgun sequence genomic window:
- the SKP1 gene encoding S-phase kinase-associated protein 1: protein MPSIKLQSSDGEIFEVDVEIAKQSVTIKTMLEDLGMDDEGDDDPVPLPNVNAAILKKVIQWCTHHKDDPPPPEDDENKEKRTDDIPVWDQEFLKVDQGTLFELILAANYLDIKGLLDVTCKTVANMIKGKTPEEIRKTFNIKNDFTEEEEAQVRKENQWCEEK from the exons ATGCCTTCAATTAAGTtgcagagctctgatggagagaTATTCGAAGTTGATGTTGAAATTGCAAAACAATCTGTGACCATCAAGACTATGTTGGAAG ATTTGGGAATGGATGATGAAGGAGATGATGATCCAGTCCCCTTGCCAAATGTTAATGCAGCAATATTGAAAAAG GTCATTCAGTGGTGCACTCACCACAAGGAtgatcctcctcctcctgaggatGATGAGAACAAAGAAAAACGAACAGATGATATACCTGTTTGGGATCAAGAATTCCTGAAAGTTGACCAAGGGACACTCTTTGAACTTATATTG GCAGCAAACTATTTAGACATCAAAGGTTTGCTTGATGTTACCTGCAAGACTGTTGCTAATATGATCAAGGGCAAAACTCCTGAGGAGATTCGAAAGACATTCAATATCAAAAATGATTTTACTGAAGAAGAGGAAGCCCAG GTACGCAAAGAGAACCAGTGGTGTGAGGAGAAGTGA